The following proteins are co-located in the Dehalococcoides mccartyi 195 genome:
- a CDS encoding biotin transporter BioY, whose protein sequence is MQMTGTLSQFRYDVFKRRSALNIWAKIGLTLAAAGLIALSAQIKLPLPWTPIPVTLHTFAILLSAVLLGRWWGGAAVAIYAAAGWAGMPVFNGWSAGVTATAGYLVGFVCLSLFLGYFADRYIRARSFTTMFGLMLFANFALVYIPGLFWLNYWLSSVVGQPVSFTALLSMGLVPFIAGDIIKIGVAALIVKGVTPKKAFGNELDAHKMAGWNIF, encoded by the coding sequence ATGCAAATGACAGGTACGCTCAGTCAGTTCCGTTATGATGTCTTTAAGCGGCGTAGTGCTTTAAATATATGGGCTAAAATCGGCCTTACTCTGGCGGCTGCGGGGTTGATTGCCCTGTCCGCCCAGATAAAACTGCCCCTGCCGTGGACTCCCATACCTGTTACACTGCATACTTTTGCCATCTTGCTTTCAGCTGTTTTGCTGGGCAGGTGGTGGGGTGGTGCGGCTGTTGCCATATACGCAGCGGCCGGTTGGGCTGGTATGCCTGTTTTCAACGGCTGGAGTGCCGGTGTAACCGCAACTGCCGGTTATCTGGTGGGATTCGTTTGCCTGTCTCTTTTCCTGGGATATTTTGCTGACAGGTATATCCGGGCGCGCAGCTTTACCACCATGTTCGGCCTGATGCTATTTGCAAACTTTGCCCTGGTATATATACCCGGTCTTTTCTGGCTTAACTACTGGCTGTCATCTGTCGTCGGTCAGCCGGTCAGCTTTACTGCTTTGCTGTCTATGGGGCTGGTGCCTTTTATTGCCGGGGATATCATCAAGATAGGTGTTGCCGCCCTTATTGTAAAGGGTGTCACCCCTAAAAAGGCTTTCGGCAATGAACTGGATGCCCATAAAATGGCGGGTTGGAATATCTTCTAA
- a CDS encoding EF-Tu/IF-2/RF-3 family GTPase, which translates to MPELLVGTVSDYFAHPGVAGIDLIDQLKVGDTIRIEGHTTDFEQEVDSIQINHANLTEAKAGDSVGIRVCDRVRPGDMVYKVT; encoded by the coding sequence ATGCCTGAACTGCTGGTAGGTACGGTTTCCGATTATTTTGCCCATCCCGGGGTGGCTGGTATAGACCTGATAGACCAGCTCAAAGTGGGGGATACCATACGTATAGAAGGCCATACCACTGACTTTGAGCAAGAAGTAGATTCCATCCAAATAAATCATGCCAACCTTACCGAGGCCAAAGCCGGCGATAGTGTTGGCATAAGAGTCTGCGACCGGGTACGGCCGGGAGATATGGTTTATAAAGTTACTTAG
- the ribE gene encoding 6,7-dimethyl-8-ribityllumazine synthase, translated as MGKEFSGVLNGQGLKVALVVSRFNEFITSKLLSGAKDSLERHGVSADNTDVAWVPGAFEIPLVAQKLAKSGRYDAVICLGAVIRGSTPHFEYVSSEVSKGIARVGLDASLPVIFGVITADSIEQAIERAGTKMGNKGFDAATQAIEVANLMKNLG; from the coding sequence ATGGGTAAAGAGTTTTCAGGTGTTTTAAACGGGCAGGGTTTGAAAGTGGCTCTGGTGGTATCCCGCTTTAACGAATTTATTACTTCAAAGCTGCTGTCAGGGGCTAAAGACAGTCTGGAACGCCACGGGGTAAGTGCCGACAATACTGACGTAGCCTGGGTTCCGGGTGCTTTTGAAATTCCGCTTGTAGCTCAGAAACTGGCCAAGAGCGGCCGCTACGATGCGGTTATCTGTCTGGGGGCGGTTATCCGGGGCAGTACCCCCCATTTTGAATATGTATCCAGCGAAGTTTCCAAGGGTATTGCCAGAGTAGGGCTGGATGCGTCTTTGCCGGTGATATTCGGGGTTATAACCGCAGATAGCATTGAACAGGCCATTGAGCGGGCAGGCACCAAGATGGGCAACAAGGGCTTTGATGCTGCTACTCAGGCTATTGAAGTGGCCAATTTGATGAAAAACCTCGGCTAA